In a single window of the Papaver somniferum cultivar HN1 chromosome 8, ASM357369v1, whole genome shotgun sequence genome:
- the LOC113306621 gene encoding probable serine/threonine-protein kinase irlF: MRIRKLIAQRKVCPTLPSSTPTTIAVIPATSTVQSVPTICEEKEERVNNLQTKKEEVVGVCELNMSVWDVIPAKDLLYYFSDEDFKDLKHEEEDYDDDDKIIDESVNAGEDQISILRDDIESKEDDDEKTEEEEESVEKQYATAYKRKLWLKSLTKKNNEKRKRDCGDDIDSNVKEKKKKENGVVYCCKTDGQGWHCRSKAQKGKPLCKHHLIQVQRNVDDQRDNNQKKIQKLEKKTERRGRPPKESSTKTTSTTIRGRKNKGKLSGGKSSEFFYYSGFGPLWGKNKRGRPPNEVKKQQQDSEKEESNEEECEKLLEEKQEVIDDPPTPKMNIVKEDNNNGCTFVDDEFESDNDDSDEDCNGVNVRKRYRKPIKARSLASLF; this comes from the exons ATGAGGATCCGTAAACTCATCGCTCAGAGAAAAGTCTGCCCAACTCTTCCTTCTTCAACTCCGACAACAATAGCAGTAATCCCTGCAACTAGTACTGTTCAGTCTGTTCCAACTATTTGTGAGGAGAAGGAGGAGCGTGTGAATAATTTACAGACCAAAAAGGAAGAAGTTGTTGGTGTTTGCGAGCTGAATATGTCAGTATGGGATGTGATTCCAGCTAAAGaccttctctattacttctcagatgaagattttaag GATTTAaagcatgaagaagaagattatgatgatgaCGATAAAATTATTGATGAATCAGTTAATGCAGGAGAAGATCAAATAAG TATTTTGAGAGATGATATTGAAtccaaagaagatgatgatgaaaaaactgaagaagaagaagaatcggtAGAGAAACAATATGCGACGGCGTATAAAAGGAAATTATGGCTAAAATCATTGACGAAGAAGAATAATGAGAAGAGGAAAAGAGATTGCGGCGACGATATTGATAGTAAtgtaaaggagaagaagaagaaggagaatggAGTGGTGTATTGTTGCAAAACTGATGGCCAAGGATGGCATTGTCGATCGAAAGCACAAAAAGGGAAGCCATTGTGTAAACATCATTTGATTCAAGTGCAACGTAATGTAGATGATCAAAGAGATaataatcaaaagaaaattcaaaaattggagaagaaaacagaaagaagagGTAGACCACCAAAAGAATCGAGCACTAAAACTACTAGTACTACGATTCGGGGCAGAAAGAACAAGGGGAAATTATCGGGGGGAAAATCATCggaatttttttattattccggGTTTGGTCCGTTGTGGGGTAAGAATAAAAGAGGAAGACCACCAAATGAAGTTAAGAAACAACAGCAAGATTCAGAAAAGGAAGAATCAAATGAGGAGGAATGTGAAAAATTACTAGAAGAAAAGCAAGAAGTTATTGATGATCCACCAACTCCCAAAATGAATATTGTGAAAGAGGATAACAATAATGGTTGTACGTTCGTCGATGACGAGTTTGAATCAGATAATGACGACTCCGATGAAGATTGCAATGGTGTTAATGTCAGGAAAAGATATCGAAAACCCATCAAAGCTAGATCACTTGCATCACTGTTTTGa
- the LOC113305019 gene encoding zinc finger MYM-type protein 1-like produces the protein MLRYFQRKNRDNNATTAPSVSNLHSTTRNHVIHAESSSAQNVAPSCAAENDVNENLLASLPSDPGLRTPIFDYDPNISDRVRRAYLQRGPCHPKKHTYPTRISGGRPRKFCGSWFNEHPSWLEYIILTDAVFCLCCYLFRAGSGDSFVGKGFRGWRKKERLHIHIGGPKSAHNKALKNCEVLMNRKQHIDAIIEKQSEEEKRDNRKRLRASINCVRFLLRQGLAFRGHDETEASLNRGNFIELLKWLADNNEEIKAVVLENAPGNQKLIASDIQKDITKCFSSEILSEIIKELGDGPFTLLLDESKDISLKEQLAIVLRYVHKGHVIERFVGIEHVTSTTSNSLKETVDDFFSRHGLSISRLRGQGYDGESNMREELYVVMSYLVNVVAVSAKRQDMLREKQAEAVFEALCSDLAVDSDKKFEAKVLLDSLQNFNFIFSLHLMKKILGITNDLSKALQRKDQDIVNAMKLVTVCRERLQIMRDKE, from the exons ATGCTTAGGTACTTCCAGAGAAAAAATAGAGACAACAATGCTACAACAGCACCTTCTGTCTCAAACCTGCATTCTACAACGCGAAATCATGTAATTCATGCTGAGAGTTCAAGTGCCCAGAATGTAGCACCGTCCTGCGCAGCTGAAAACGATGTGAATGAAAACTTACTGGCAAGTCTACCTTCGGATCCAGGACTGCGAACTCCAATATTTGATTATGATCCCAATATCAGTGACCGAGTTCGAAGAGCTTACCTACAAAGAGGTCCTTGTCATCCAAAGAAGCACACCTATCCAACAAGAATATCTGGTGGCAGGCCAAGAAAGTTCTGCGGCTCTTGGTTCAACGAGCACCCAAGTTGGTTGGAATATATCATTTTGACAGATGCGGTGTTTTGTCTTTGTTGCTATTTGTTTAGAGCTGGTAGTGGCGATTCCTTTGTGGGGAAAGGATTTAGAGGTTGGAGGAAGAAAGAAAGGCTACATATACATATTGGGGGGCCAAAAAGTGCACATAATAAGGCTTTGAAAAATTGTGAGGTGTTAATGAATAGGAAACAACACATTGATGCAATTATTGAAAAACAGTCGGAGGAAGAGAAAAGGGATAATAGGAAAAGGTTGAGGGCATCGATTAACTGTGTTCGATTTCTTTTACGGCAGGGGCTTGCATTTCGTGGACATGATGAAACTGAAGCTTCTCTCAACAGAGGAAACTTTATAGAGCTCTTAAAATGGTTGGCAGATAATAATGAAGAAATTAAAGCCGTTGTACTAGAGAATGCTCCAGGGAACCAAAAGTTAATAGCATCAGATATTCAAAAAGATATAACCAAGTGCTTCTCTTCTGAAATATTAAGTGAAATTATTAAAGAACTAGGGGATGGACCATTTACTCTCCTCTTAGATGAAtctaaagatatatcattaaaagAACAGCTGGCTATTGTTTTGAGATATGTGCACAAAGGTCATGTAATTGAGCGTTTCGTAGGAATCGAACACGTCACTAGTACAACTTCCAATTCACTTAAAGAAACAGTGGATGATTTCTTTTCTCGACATGGATTGAGCATTTCCAGATTACGAGGGCAAGGTTATGACGGGGAAAGCAATATGCGAG AAGAACTTTATGTCGTAATGAGTTACTTGGTGAATGTGGTAGCTGTATCAGCCAAACGTCAAGATATGCTTCGTGAGAAGCAAGCTGAGGCGGTCTTTGAGGCACTATGTAGTG ATTTAGCAGTGGATTCTGATAAGAAATTTGAAGCTAAGGTTCTCCTAGATTCTTTGcaaaatttcaattttattttcagcTTGCACTTGATGAAAAAGATTCTGGGAATTACAAATGATCTGTCAAAGGCATTGCAGAGAAAAGATCAAGACATTGTCAATGCCATGAAATTAGTTACAGTATGCAGGGAACGACTCCAGATAATGAGAGATAAGGAATGA
- the LOC113304299 gene encoding uncharacterized protein LOC113304299, which translates to MVKKKNPTLGSVQNFCLFFFFFFTLVLSSAGDESRPYIISSLSYPESKLKPYDWNYIRVDLPTWFSSMCLSIQSDVDSNAIKHLPKSEQPMICFRDGSPPIPDVTEDSLKELVLGPLTNNSFGGIRDLQDGERCHLLQKNIMLSLTNEQITPGVFYIGLFNGIGPIRTQGKMIIRGRSYRYSANITIEACSTPNVWGPSCNQTVDSLSCAESDGTSHAVNQTVENVIKCRDARNTCHLYNETAIYSLDVMRIAHQFVIKAEDIIFNRTASFTRNLTCYARHGAIPSRTFHDYFGVVSNSPLIIPSPKTGRWYVVILPADPTEAPGSFQKNRTEVDGCYTLDWQVHQCPVGKAGPNCTWQAYTLQTFQTNKATVYSYYRPDIGKLGSSNIDLPSFLSNSSVGDDFAWTYFHLDIPYGAAGKHLQIGVNKDPKLKYDIYSRFGGLPSSDTWDYYYSSNKSSSNSSMFFKMHDSSDDGFKFYILNVREGTWSFGLRHLATTKGHSGEQANMLITVERCPMSCSGHGTCQTAIDESGLTMFSFCSCDRNHGGFDCSIELVDHKGHIWQSITLIASNAAAILPAYWALRQKAYSEWVLFVASGISSALYHACDVGTWCALSFHVLQFMDFWLSFMAVVSNFVYLATIGEASKRVIHTCVSILTALMAATGATKSRNVILVIIIGTVGLLIGWLIEYSTTIRSLSCSSWLSSSILERRQNIKAWLLNLMKTLRDRFRWVFVILGFLALALAGISWKVVNSKNYWIWHSIWHVSIYTASFFFLCSKVKIKDNTENQTSIAATYELARQDSFSRS; encoded by the exons atggtgaagaagaagaatccaaCTCTGGGTTCTGTTCAGAATTTctgtttattcttcttcttcttttttactttGGTTTTATCTTCTGCTGGTGATGAATCAAGACCTTACATAATCTCAAGCTTAAGTTATCCAGAATCAAAGCTTAAACCCTATGATTGGAACTACATTAGAG TTGATTTGCCGACTTGGTTCTCATCAATGTGTTTGAGCATACAGTCGGATGTAGACAGT AACGCCATAAAACATCTTCCTAAAAGTGAGCAGCCTATGATATGCTTCCGAGACGGGAGTCCTCCTATTCCGGACGTTACTGAAGACTCTTTGAAAGAGCTAG TGTTAGGTCCTCTCACTAATAATTCTTTTGGAGGCATAAGGGATCTTCAGGATGGGGAGCGGTGCCATCTTTTGCAGAAAAATATAATGCTGTCCTTGACAAATGAACAG ATAACCCCTGGAGTATTTTACATTGGATTGTTCAATGGAATCGGGCCTATAAGAACACAAGGGAAGATG ATTATTCGTGGACGGTCTTATAGATACAGTGCTAACATAACAATTGAAGCATGCTCAACCCCGAATGTGTGGGGTCCTAGCTGCAACCAAACGGTGGACTCACTTTCTTGTGCTGAGTCTGATGGCACAAGCCATGCCGTAAACCAGACAGTGGAAAATGTTATTAAATGCAGAGATGCACGCAACACTTGCCATCTTTATAATGAAACAGCAATTTATTCTCTGGATGTTATGAGGATTGCTCACCAATTTGTGATTAAGGctgaagatattatatttaacaGAACAGCGAGTTTTACTAGAAACTTAACATGTTATGCTCGTCATGGTGCCATTCCTTCTCGGACATTCCATGATTATTTTGGCGTAGTAAGTAATTCTCCGTTGATCATTCCATCGCCAAAAACTGGTCGTTGGTATGTTGTCATTCTTCCAGCTGATCCGACAGAAGCACCCGGATCTTTTCAAAAAAACAGAACAGAAGTGGATGGTTGCTATACCTTGGATTGGCAAGTGCATCAGTGTCCTGTAGGAAAAGCTGGACCCAATTGCACCTGGCAAGCTTACACGCTTCAG ACGTTTCAGACGAATAAAGCCACTGTCTATTCTTATTATCGGCCAGACATTGGGAAGCTCGGATCTAGTAACATCGATTTGCCATCCTTCTTAAGCAACTCCTCAGTTGGGGATGATTTTGCATGGACGTACTTTCATCTTGACATTCCGTATGGTGCAGCTGGAAAACATCTACAAATCGGTGTAAATAAAGATCCAAAACTGAAGTATGACATTTATTCCAGATTTGGAGGATTACCATCTAGTGATACCTGGGATTACTATTATTCAAGCAATAAGAGCAGTAGTAACAGTTCCATGTTTTTCAAAATGCACGATTCAAGTGATGATGGTTTCAAGTTTTATATATTAAATGTGAGAGAAGGAACTTGGAGCTTCGGTCTAAGGCACCTGGCAACTACCAAAGGTCATTCTGGTGAACAAGCAAATATGCTTATTACTGTTGAGAGATGCCCGATGTCATGTTCTGGGCATGGGACATGCCAGACAGCTATTGATGAAAGTGGATTGACTATGTTCAG CTTCTGCTCCTGTGATCGGAACCATGGAGGCTTTGATTGCAGCATCGAGCTTGTTGATCATAAAG GGCATATATGGCAGTCGATCACTCTAATTGCATCAAATGCAGCAGCCATATTACCTGCATATTGGGCACTGCGGCAAAAG GCATATTCTGAATGGGTGCTGTTTGTGGCTAGTGGGATTTCAAGTGCGTTATACCATGCATGTGATGTAGGCACTTGGTGCGCTCTATCTTTTCACGTTTTACAG TTTATGGACTTTTGGCTTTCATTCATGGCGGTGGTGAGCAATTTTGTGTATCTAGCGACTATTGGTGAAGCCTCGAAAAGGGTAATTCATACATGTGTATCGATTTTGACGGCTCTCATGGCTGCAACTGGAGCAACAAA GTCTAGAAATGTTATTCTTGTCATTATAATTGGGACTGTGGGTCTTCTTATTGGATGGTTAATCGAGTACTCTACAACAATTCGGTCGCTTTCTTGTTCGTCATGGTTATCTTCGAGTATTCTTGAAAG ACGGCAAAACATTAAAGCATGGTTGCTCAATCTTATGAAGACACTACGTGATCGTTTTCGTTGGGTCTTTGTGATTCTTGGCTTTCTTGCATTAGCTCTGGCTGGGATAAGCTGGAAAGTGGTGAACTCGAAAAATTACTGGATTTGGCACAG TATTTGGCATGTCAGTATATACAcagcttccttcttcttcttatgtt